In Gossypium hirsutum isolate 1008001.06 chromosome A10, Gossypium_hirsutum_v2.1, whole genome shotgun sequence, the DNA window GCTTTAGTAGCCGTATCCTGACATAATCAAACGAACCCAACATATTAGCATGCAATATATAAAGAACAAGAAAGTGTTCCACTACTAATCATGTTAGATTCAGCAGTGCAAACCTGAATTATCCATGGGGTTCCCAGCAGGCACGGTCTCGGGTTCCTTTATTTCCACAACCACACAATCGGACATCAAGAATGTCTTGGCCACTGATGCAGCATGCTCCAAGCAACATCTGACCACCTATATTAAGAAAAATGTAATCATCAAAAACTAGGATTTGAACACAAATCCTTTCCCTCAATTCCCCCTAGGCTTCCTTTCTACCGAATATTCTTACAATTCATGGatatactaattttatttgagtaCCACTAGCTTTAAAAACACTTGAGACTAAAATTGTAAAGTAGGGACAAAGCTCTTTGGCACGCGAACATTCAATTAAAATGGAGTCAAGCACTTAACAAGGGAACAAACCTTGGTTGGATCTATAATTCCTGCAGACATAAGATCCTCATAATTTCCAGTGGCAGCATTGAATCCATACCTAGGGTTATCGTTGGAGAGCACCtgcaaataattaaataacagGAGGAAAACCACAACTGTTATCACACTGCGTAAAAAGCAGAGTACTGGTCATGGTAACTTGAAACATCATATCTCGTACCTTCTCACTCACCACACTTCCATTTACACCAGCATTTTTAGCTATCAATTTTAGAGGGTAACTCAAAGCTCGTTTAACAATATCTGCTCCAACCTATAGTAAATCAAGATATTTAGGGTTTACGTACTTTATCTACAGTCAAATATTTCAACAAAAAACATTCTGAAGTATAAGATTTTTTATGTTATCAAGACAATTTACCTTTTCTTCATCATTATCGAGTGAATCCTTGATAGCATCCACCTTAGAAGCAAGTCTTAGCAAAGTACATCCACCACCGACAACAATACCTTCCTCAACTGCTGCCTGATAAATAGCCCAAAACATGCAGTTTTATATGGTATTGAAGGACAATAATTACAAAACAATTATCAAGACAAGCTTCAAGATTTATATATTACCTTAGTTGCATTAAGAGCATCTTCtactctcaatttcttttctttaagctCTGTTTCAGTTTGAGCTCCaaccttcaaattttcaaaagaaCATCACATCAAAAATTGGATACAAATAATATAGAATTTCTTAAAACAAATTCCATATGGATAAACTACACGGAATGTCCCTTCAACTAACTAGTGGTTACCTGTATCACTGCCACACCACCAGATAATTTAGCAATCCTTTCGTTAAGTTTTTCCTTCTCATAATCCTGTTCTGCAGCCTGCATTGAAGTAATAATAAGTTAGACATTGTAAGCCCACAAGAAAGCCTGGTAACCACAATTAGCGCAAACTTGAAAGACAACCTCAATGAGATTTTTAATCTGTACAACTCGTTTATTCACTGCTTCCTGGGTGCTTCCATCACCCACGATGGTGGTTGTATCCTTTGTAAGAACCACTTTAGAGGCATGACCCAAGACTTCTTTGCTAGCTTTGTCCAAGGAAAGCCCAACCTCATCTCTAATAACAGTACCTGTACTCAAATGGTAGATATCTCTCAATAATTACAACACAAGCAAATTAAGTTTTGGGAACAATATAAACACATGAAAAGTACAGAACTAGACAAACCTCCAGTAAGGATAGCAATGTCATCCAGATACTGACTCTTGCGTTCTCCAAAGCCGGGAGCTTTGAGAGCAGCAATCTTCAAAGCACCTCTAAGTTTGTTCACAACCAGAGTTGCTAAAGCTTCCTGTTCAATGTCTTCGGCAATTATCAAAATTGGGTATCCACTCCTAATGGCTTCTTCCAGGATGTTGATAAGATCCCTTgcattagtaatttttttatcaacCAGCAGCAACTGCAATCGGAATGCATATGCAATTGTCAACATGCAATATGGGAAAGTTCAACGTttacaagaaaaaaaatgtcAATCTCATGATTATAAAATGTACCTTGCAGTTCTCATATTCTACTGCCATTTTCTCACTATCAGTGACAAAGTAAGGTGAGATATAACCACGGTCAAATTGCATCCCTTCAACAACATATAGACTATTCTCAGCACTTTTTCCCTCCTCAAGGGTAACTACACCCTTTCGGCCAACTTTACTCATGGCCTCAGCAATCATATTTCCTACTTCATAGTTGTTCCCAGCACTAACAGCAGCAACATCAGCAAGTTCACTGTCTTCAACCTAAACCCCACAGCACACTAGTTATATTTCCTTCAAATAGTAAAATACAGAAAACATGAAAGCAGGTGAGCATTAAGATTACCTCTTTTGAAATAGCCTTAAGCTCAGATACTAAAGCCCTTGTGGTCTTCTCAATGCCCCTAGTGATTAAAACAGGATTTGCACCGGCTGCCACCACCTGAATTACAATAGCTCTTAGCAATTAAACACAAATAGCATGGAAATGTCTAACTTTAAAGTTCTCTCATGTACCCCAAACATAATTATATGAAGATAAATGAACGAACCTTGACACCTTCAGCAATCAAACCTTGCGCAAGAACAACGGAAGTCGTCGTTCCATCACCAGCCAAGTCATTAGTTTTAGCAGCTGCCTGTCTTACTAACTTAGCCCCAATGTTCTCAACTGGGTCCTCCAACTCAACCTTGAAATTGATACAGGCACATCATTCAATCAATGAAATTCTTAAAACTTTTGATCAAGCTTTCAACTTCAAAAAATGGTTAGAGCAAACGCATTATACCTCCTTAGCCACTGTCACACCATCATTAACGATTTTGGGAGAGCCATATTTGCTCTCTAGAACGACATTCCTACCTTTTGGTCCAAGAGTGACTCCAACCAAATCAGCAAGCTTGTTCACACCAGTCTACAACAAAATAACATGAAGTAAGCTAGCAAACATATAAATGCTGTGAAGTTCAGTTGAATACTTAACCAGTTAGGCAACTTTTTAGCATTTTAAACAAAGACTCACTTGTAATTTCTTTATGGCTGACCCGTCCTTATTGAAATGTAGCTCTTTTGCTGCAGAAATCTTGGGCAGACGAGATCTTCTAAGAACAACATTTCGTCTACTAACAAATGAAGATGAAGAAATGGAAGCTAAAGATGACAATCTGTTGGAAGAAGATGGAAGCTTCTTATCCATGACTAGACCATTAGGTGCAACGAATGAGCCAACTGATGACATGGCTGTGAAAGTGGATGCCATCTTACTCTCTTAATAAGCTGAAAAAGATTCAAAACCATGGTTTTAGACTCAAGGTTATCTCAaatgtaaattgatgaataagcaATTTTTTTCAAATAGTTTAATTTCTACAActaaaacacaataaaaaaacatatgaaGGTAAAATTCACAAGTAAAACCAATAATTTTTGAAGCATTTCAAGTTTTAACAAAGTTCAAATATAAACGAAAGGATTTTTCTGatattttcattttctaaaactaaaaaataataattaaaatataaagctaaaataaaaccataaaaatctataaataatttaaataattcgaGATGTTTTTTAAGAAAACTAGTTAGGGAAACAAAGGAATAAATACCTTAAATTTGCTCAAATTCGAAGCAAACttctgaaaaaaaaagaagaagaagaaataaattagtaccgaagataaaataaaacaagaGAGGGGCCGGTGAAGGGAGTAAAAAGCAGCAAAGAAAGAAGAACGAGCAACGAAGATGACGGAAGGAAGAGGAAAAAGACAGAAGTAAATAAAGTGTAGAACAGATAACGATGTTAAAGTGTAGGTAGATAGTGGCCGGGGTACGGACAAGCCAACGTAAGTGACTGAGGTTTTGCAATGACGAGCAAGGGGAGGCGGCAGGAGGTCGCCGGATGAAGGAGCAGACCACCGTGAGTATGGAAGGCTTGCGGCGGCTGATGGGAAAGAGAGGATAAAGGAAACAGAGTACTTTACCTTTTAGGTTTTTGTGGAGGTTTATGCAGTGCACTACTGAAAAATGCTATCTGCGTTTCCGATTATAAATTCTCCAAACCTAAGGTTGTTTGATCTGGACCGTTGGATCTCCTTATTCTGTAATCATTTCATTTGTCCCGTTTCCCGTCTGGTTCTCAGTAGAACTATCTAGAATGTTATCACTTATCACAATTCTTGAAAGGGGCAACCAATTAGAACTAATTTAACTATTTACATAAAGAGAAAGACGTCGTTTGGCTACTAATTATTTATGGTTAAATACATTAACTATACTG includes these proteins:
- the LOC107896231 gene encoding chaperonin 60 subunit beta 2, chloroplastic isoform X1; the encoded protein is MASTFTAMSSVGSFVAPNGLVMDKKLPSSSNRLSSLASISSSSFVSRRNVVLRRSRLPKISAAKELHFNKDGSAIKKLQTGVNKLADLVGVTLGPKGRNVVLESKYGSPKIVNDGVTVAKEVELEDPVENIGAKLVRQAAAKTNDLAGDGTTTSVVLAQGLIAEGVKVVAAGANPVLITRGIEKTTRALVSELKAISKEVEDSELADVAAVSAGNNYEVGNMIAEAMSKVGRKGVVTLEEGKSAENSLYVVEGMQFDRGYISPYFVTDSEKMAVEYENCKLLLVDKKITNARDLINILEEAIRSGYPILIIAEDIEQEALATLVVNKLRGALKIAALKAPGFGERKSQYLDDIAILTGGTVIRDEVGLSLDKASKEVLGHASKVVLTKDTTTIVGDGSTQEAVNKRVVQIKNLIEAAEQDYEKEKLNERIAKLSGGVAVIQVGAQTETELKEKKLRVEDALNATKAAVEEGIVVGGGCTLLRLASKVDAIKDSLDNDEEKVGADIVKRALSYPLKLIAKNAGVNGSVVSEKVLSNDNPRYGFNAATGNYEDLMSAGIIDPTKVVRCCLEHAASVAKTFLMSDCVVVEIKEPETVPAGNPMDNSGYGY
- the LOC107896231 gene encoding chaperonin 60 subunit beta 2, chloroplastic isoform X2; amino-acid sequence: MASTFTAMSSVGSFVAPNGLVMDKKLPSSSNRLSSLASISSSSFVSRRNVVLRRSRLPKISAAKELHFNKDGSAIKKLQTGVNKLADLVGVTLGPKGRNVVLESKYGSPKIVNDGVTVAKEVELEDPVENIGAKLVRQAAAKTNDLAGDGTTTSVVLAQGLIAEGVKVVAAGANPVLITRGIEKTTRALVSELKAISKEVEDSELADVAAVSAGNNYEVGNMIAEAMSKVGRKGVVTLEEGKSAENSLYVVEGMQFDRGYISPYFVTDSEKMAVEYENCKLLLVDKKITNARDLINILEEAIRSGYPILIIAEDIEQEALATLVVNKLRGALKIAALKAPGFGERKSQYLDDIAILTGGTVIRDEVGLSLDKASKEVLGHASKVVLTKDTTTIVGDGSTQEAVNKRVVQIKNLIEAAEQDYEKEKLNERIAKLSGGVAVIQVGAQTETELKEKKLRVEDALNATKAAVEEGIVVGGGCTLLRLASKVDAIKDSLDNDEEKVGADIVKRALSYPLKLIAKNAGVNGSVVLSNDNPRYGFNAATGNYEDLMSAGIIDPTKVVRCCLEHAASVAKTFLMSDCVVVEIKEPETVPAGNPMDNSGYGY